A segment of the Lycium ferocissimum isolate CSIRO_LF1 chromosome 5, AGI_CSIRO_Lferr_CH_V1, whole genome shotgun sequence genome:
GGTGTAGcgtagtggtcaatgaagtggggtgaaaaccatgaggtctcaggttcagaTTCCACCAGACacaaacactaggtgatttcttcccatctgtctTAGCCTTGGTGGACAAAGTCACATGGTACCTGTTGCTGGTGGAGGTGACATGTATCTCGTGAAATTAGTTGAGTTGTGCGCAAGCTAGCCATGACACTACaattattagaaaaaaatagaTGACTGGTGGATGCCCATGTGGGCCACTTATGCTGTAGCAAGTTTAACTTTCCGAGTTCATCATTTTGAGGCTTATAAATAGCTTTGTATTTTAGATGTAATAACAcactcaaagaaagaaaagttagaaCATATGTTCACTAAGGCATTGCCAAATTCAATATTTGAGaagagtctcgtgctgatatttataaaataaaattgcaagAATAGAGAGAGACAGGAGTCTGTTTACCATTgtcaaaaagagagagaaaggagtAATTTTCTTTATGTTATTCCATCTAAAATATAAGGCTATCTATACGCCTCAAAATAATGAAGTAACTTGGAGAGCTAAACATGCTATAGTGGAGTGGGCCACATGGGCAGCTACCAGTCATCTATTCACAACACTCCTCTTGGATGTCTatgtaaaagaaaaattctagtgaaAGAAAATTTTTCATAGTTCTTCTTAATACGCATTGCTTCATAAAATTTATCAGGAAAATCCAGTTGGACAAAACCTTGgttaaggaaaagagtgcagcTCGTATTGGTGGACAGTCTTGCTTTTACTGTTCAAGAGTTAAGTTTTCTCGCTAGTTTTAAGTCCACTGGTTACTATCCTCGTACTTATGCTTATTCTTGCAAATAGATTCTTTCCCTCCAATCCTCTCGTGCCATTGATATGACCTTACTTGGTTTGTAATTATGCATTATGCACCAACCCCTGGTTGTTCTTTATCTGCAGTGTTTTAAGTTGGATACCATGATTTCCCTAACATTTACAGTTTTCTATTCATTTTCACGAAATGTTTTTCCTTGCTATGAACCTCATTAAGATCGTCTCTTTTAACTTATTAGATCTTTGAGAAGTacccaacaaaaatcaagaactaTGGTATTTGGCTGCGTTACCAAAGTAGAACTGGATATCATAATATGTACAAGGAGTACCGTGACACGACATTGAATGGTGGTGTGGAGCAGATGTACACTGAGATGGCTTCTCGCCACAGAGTTCGCCATCACTGCATCCAGATAATAAAGACGGCTACAATTCCAGCTAAGCTCTGCAAGAGGGAGAGCACAAAACAGTTCCACGACTCCAAGATCAAGTTCCCCTTGGTGTTCAAGAAAGTCAGGCCACCAAGTAGGAAACTCAAGACCACATACAAGGCTACCAAGCCCAACTTGTTCATGTAAAACATGTTTAGTCATGTGCGTTGAGAAGCAATTTTTAAATTCTCCAGTTTTGGTGCTCTTTAGTTATGTTGAATTAGTATTCATTGTGAAAGAGAGAAGGGGGAAACCTTTTTGTTTTGATCAAGTGATAATGGTTGCTAGAATATTTTCAATCATGGTACTTTGTTTGCTTTACTGTTGCAGTTCTAGGTAACATATTTTTGTTAGCATAGTTGGTGTTTGTATGTTTGGTTTTTAGGCTATTTGCCAACTGGTGCTACTAATCATGTGTCCATGGTGGTCCTCTGGACCAAATGAATTCCTGCAACATGAATAACCTTGTGTTATGGAGTGGAATGTCGAACTGTAGGGTGTAATTCTAGCAAATTTTACTCTATGAAGCAACCACCAGGTTCGGAGGATTTCTACTTGAACATGCTATTGAGTCTCTGTATGAATTTAACTTGTATACACTTAAATCATTGGGTAAAGAGAGCCTACTTTCAGTGTTTTCTTGTAGCAAGAAACTAGTTTAGGTTACTGATTTTACTTTCTAACGTATAATTAACTTTTATGTCACTTATTAAACATGTTGGCTTAACTCTGGCTAGAAGTTATCATGCAATAACGTGGAGAGAAGTGCATGCATAACGAGATGGATTTAAGACATGGATGTGACCTCTCAACAAATCAGATGGATGTCCAAAGGCCCTTCATTTGTGACAAAATGCTACTATATGAAAATCTACTATAAAGCCATTATTACTCCACCACCAAAAGACTAAACTTTTACCTATGCTATACTTTAGCAGCTAACTTTGACATACCAGATGAAATAACCACTTACGAATTAGGCCAGTTGTTTCCACCAACCACAATCAAGAAATCAAAGAGGGAAAATAGAAAAGGTACActcaatataatataaaaataaagtaaatataaGCCATGAGACAGAGCGAATTCAAGATTTCGAGAAGATGAGTGCACTATTATAAAAAGGTGGATCCAAGATATAAATTGACCGATTCAACCTTTAAGTTCGTATCATTGAAAACATTGCATAATTGAAAATATTATAGATTCAAAATTAATATAGTTATACTCTGTGTTGAAGATGTTGGGATCAGTTGAACCGCTACATCATTCAATACTACTAGTTTTAATATACACATTTagtttaattatataaattttacagtgacaaaagaaaaataagaatttcAATGGCAGACATGAAAAGTTTGAAAGAATAAATCATACAAAGAAACAAAGGCAAAGAAAAAAGTATTTAATTAAAAAGCAAGAAGTGACACTAAAAACCAGTTTGAGAGGTACACCCAATTctaaaaaagagaaagaaaaaaataacaagaTAGCCACAAAAATTAAACTCCTAACCTCTCTTAGAGAGGCGCCACCAAATAACTATCGTATTATATGATACTTTGAGCTTGGACGCACAGGTGTTGGGTTAAGTCCCGCAACGAGCGCAACCCTCGTGTTTAGTTGCCATCGTTGAGTTTGGAACCCTGAACAGACTGCCGATGATAAGCCGGAGGAAGGTGAGGATGACGTCAAGTCATCATGCCCCTTATGCCCTGGGCGACACACGTGCTACAATGGCCGGGACAAATGGTCGCGATCCCACGAGGGTGAGCTAACCCCAAAAACGTGTATTTaagtatttttgaaaaaatatcaaTATTACTATAGTGAAATAGGAAGATGATTTACTTATTTTCGAAAATAGTGCAAAATAGATAGAGAGGATACATAAAACCGAAATATGGAAATATTTGTTGAGCAAAAATGATTTGGATGTTGACTATGGAACAGCAAAGTGTGCTCGGATTTGAATGGAGTGAGATTGAAAATGTATAATATATACAAGAGTTTAAGTTCTATGCATTATggtgtaaaaattatttatacaataATCACTTTTGAGGTAATTACGAGTAAATCTCTATCAGAAAATGGTAATTAACCTTCTATAACACGTTAAACTACACCGATattgtataaaaaaatttgaCAATCTAATTCACATGTAATCGTACACTTTGGGCAGTGCCATGATATGTGAATTTTCACAACAAAGACTTGCACCGTTCTCAAGCATCAAGAAATCCTTACTAAGATAACTGCTTGAATGACATAAAAGTTCAAGACCACCCTTTATGAGAGTCAATTCTGGCAAATTAcccaaaaaattatatatatac
Coding sequences within it:
- the LOC132057019 gene encoding large ribosomal subunit protein eL20-like produces the protein MVYYKFHQYQVVGRALPSETDEHPKIYRMKLWATNEVRAKSKFWYFLRKLKKVKKSNGQMLAINEIFEKYPTKIKNYGIWLRYQSRTGYHNMYKEYRDTTLNGGVEQMYTEMASRHRVRHHCIQIIKTATIPAKLCKRESTKQFHDSKIKFPLVFKKVRPPSRKLKTTYKATKPNLFM